From Sphingomonas sp. Leaf357, the proteins below share one genomic window:
- a CDS encoding acetyl-CoA C-acyltransferase, translating into MTTTDPVVILSYARTPMGSFQGSLAGATAVDLGATAVKAAVERAGVDGADVERIYMGCVLPAGLGQAPARQAALKAGLPMSVEATTVNKMCGSGMQAAIMGADALAAGSVDLLVVGGMESMTNAPYILAKHRGGARMGHDRVMDSMFLDGLEDAYEPGRAMGSFAEETAGEYQFTRAAQDDYAIASLTRAQAAQGSGAFDREITSVEITGRKGTETITADEQPPKGNADKIPTLKPAFAKDGTITAANASSISDGAAALVMTRQSVADAHGLKPVARIVGHAAYAHEPAKFTTAPVSAIQKLLAKTGWSVGDVDLFEINEAFAVVSMIAMRDLDIPHDKVNVNGGATALGHPIGASGARILATLIAALQNRGLKKGVAALCIGGGEATAVAVELVG; encoded by the coding sequence ATGACCACTACCGATCCCGTCGTCATCCTGTCCTACGCCCGCACGCCGATGGGCAGCTTTCAGGGCAGCCTCGCCGGGGCCACCGCCGTCGATCTCGGCGCCACCGCGGTGAAGGCGGCGGTCGAGCGTGCCGGCGTGGACGGCGCGGACGTCGAGCGCATCTATATGGGCTGCGTTCTGCCCGCCGGCCTCGGCCAGGCTCCTGCACGCCAGGCCGCGCTCAAGGCAGGCCTGCCGATGTCGGTCGAGGCGACCACGGTAAACAAGATGTGCGGCTCCGGCATGCAGGCCGCGATCATGGGCGCGGATGCCCTCGCCGCCGGGTCGGTCGACCTGCTCGTCGTCGGCGGCATGGAGAGCATGACCAATGCGCCGTACATTCTCGCCAAGCATCGCGGCGGCGCGCGCATGGGGCATGATCGCGTGATGGATTCGATGTTCCTCGATGGCCTGGAGGACGCCTACGAACCCGGCCGAGCGATGGGCAGCTTCGCCGAGGAAACCGCCGGCGAATATCAGTTCACGCGGGCCGCGCAGGACGATTACGCCATCGCCTCGCTCACCCGCGCGCAGGCCGCTCAAGGCAGCGGCGCGTTCGACCGGGAGATCACCTCGGTCGAGATCACCGGCCGCAAGGGCACTGAAACCATCACCGCCGACGAACAGCCGCCCAAGGGCAATGCCGACAAGATCCCGACGCTGAAGCCCGCCTTCGCCAAGGACGGCACGATCACCGCCGCCAACGCCTCGTCCATCTCGGACGGTGCCGCCGCGCTGGTGATGACGCGCCAGAGCGTCGCCGACGCGCACGGCCTCAAGCCCGTCGCCCGCATCGTCGGGCATGCCGCTTACGCGCACGAACCCGCCAAGTTCACCACCGCGCCGGTCAGCGCGATCCAGAAGCTGCTCGCCAAGACCGGCTGGAGCGTAGGCGACGTGGATCTGTTCGAGATCAACGAAGCCTTCGCCGTCGTCTCGATGATCGCCATGCGCGACCTCGACATTCCCCATGACAAGGTCAACGTGAACGGCGGCGCCACCGCGCTCGGCCATCCGATCGGTGCCAGCGGCGCCCGCATCCTCGCCACCCTGATCGCCGCGCTGCAAAACCGCGGCCTGAAAAAGGGCGTCGCGGCGCTCTGCATCGGCGGCGGAGAGGCGACGGCTGTGGCGGTGGAATTGGTGGGGTAG
- a CDS encoding SH3 domain-containing protein translates to MRRAARLLLACGAAALLGSGAMAALVQKKTPYYGSISAGKARMRTGPARSYPASWLYQRADLPVKVLAVYERGAWMKVEDPGGIQGWIMGTLISETRTALIVGQVAELQESPRPGAKVTWRVAPGVVGRLSKCTRGWCHFDVRGRGGFIETSHLWGVDPEEQF, encoded by the coding sequence ATGCGTAGGGCTGCGAGACTTCTGCTCGCGTGCGGGGCGGCCGCGCTGTTGGGCTCGGGCGCGATGGCGGCGCTGGTGCAGAAGAAGACGCCGTATTACGGCTCGATCTCGGCCGGCAAGGCGCGGATGCGGACCGGTCCGGCGCGGAGCTATCCGGCGAGCTGGCTGTATCAGCGCGCCGATCTGCCGGTGAAGGTGCTGGCGGTGTACGAGCGTGGCGCGTGGATGAAGGTGGAGGATCCGGGCGGGATCCAGGGCTGGATCATGGGCACGCTGATCAGCGAGACCCGCACCGCCTTAATCGTCGGGCAGGTGGCGGAGTTGCAGGAATCGCCGCGACCCGGCGCGAAAGTGACGTGGCGGGTGGCGCCGGGCGTGGTCGGACGGCTGAGCAAGTGCACGCGCGGCTGGTGCCATTTCGACGTGCGCGGGCGCGGCGGCTTCATCGAGACGTCGCATCTGTGGGGCGTCGATCCCGAGGAGCAGTTCTGA
- a CDS encoding GNAT family N-acetyltransferase: MRIARDDLSHPAVIALLDYHLAQALENSPPGAVFALDHNGLRAPDVTVWSAWEGETLLALGAMKELDAAHGELKSMRTAPDQLRRGAGGMMLGYLIAEARARGYARLSLETGSNAAFAAARAMYERAGFETCGPFAGYSDTGFSRYYTLGLG, translated from the coding sequence ATGCGGATCGCCCGCGACGATCTGTCGCATCCGGCGGTGATCGCGTTGCTCGATTATCACCTGGCGCAGGCGTTGGAGAATTCCCCGCCGGGCGCGGTGTTCGCGCTCGACCATAACGGGTTGCGCGCGCCGGACGTAACGGTCTGGTCGGCGTGGGAGGGAGAGACGCTGCTGGCGCTGGGCGCGATGAAGGAACTGGATGCCGCGCATGGCGAGCTGAAATCGATGCGGACCGCGCCCGACCAGCTGCGCCGCGGCGCGGGGGGTATGATGCTGGGCTATCTGATCGCCGAGGCGCGCGCGCGGGGCTACGCGCGGCTGAGCCTGGAAACGGGCAGCAACGCGGCGTTCGCGGCGGCGCGGGCGATGTACGAGCGTGCGGGGTTCGAGACGTGCGGGCCGTTCGCGGGCTATTCGGATACGGGGTTCAGCCGGTATTATACGTTGGGGCTGGGCTGA
- a CDS encoding 2-hydroxyacid dehydrogenase — MPETRRPTPKVFVTRELTDAVMDRMEQLFDTTNNRTDAPLSPEQLRAAVQDCDVLVPTVTDEIDAALIESAGPRLKLIANYGAGVNHIDLKAARARGIIVTNTPGVLTEDTADMTMALILSVPRRLAEGEKLVRSGQWTGWSPGGMLGHRIGGKALGIVGMGRIGQAVALRARAFGLSVHYHNRHRLPAVLEAQLAATWHEDLDTMLGSIDILTIHTPLNADSKSLIDARRIALLRPHVYLINAARGGIVDEDALTAALESGDLAGAGLDVWKHEPRIDPRLLALPNVVMLPHMGSATFEGRMATGDRVIQNIRMWADGHRPQDQVLEGWA, encoded by the coding sequence ATGCCCGAAACGAGACGCCCCACTCCAAAGGTTTTCGTCACGCGCGAACTCACCGATGCGGTGATGGACCGGATGGAGCAGCTGTTCGACACGACCAACAACCGCACCGACGCGCCGCTCTCGCCCGAACAGCTGCGCGCCGCCGTGCAGGATTGCGACGTGCTCGTCCCCACCGTCACCGACGAGATCGACGCCGCGCTGATCGAGTCCGCCGGCCCGCGCCTGAAACTGATCGCCAATTACGGTGCCGGCGTGAACCATATCGACCTGAAGGCGGCGCGGGCCCGCGGCATCATCGTCACCAACACGCCCGGCGTCCTGACCGAGGACACCGCCGACATGACGATGGCGCTGATCCTCTCCGTGCCCCGCCGGCTCGCCGAAGGCGAGAAGCTCGTCCGCTCGGGCCAGTGGACCGGCTGGAGCCCCGGCGGCATGCTCGGCCACCGCATCGGTGGCAAGGCGCTGGGCATCGTCGGCATGGGGCGCATCGGCCAGGCGGTGGCGCTGCGCGCCCGCGCCTTCGGCCTCTCGGTCCATTACCACAATCGCCACCGCCTGCCCGCCGTGCTGGAGGCGCAGCTCGCCGCGACCTGGCACGAGGATCTCGACACGATGCTCGGCAGCATCGACATCCTGACGATCCACACGCCGCTCAATGCCGACAGCAAGAGCCTGATCGACGCCCGCCGCATCGCCCTGCTCCGCCCTCACGTCTATCTGATCAACGCCGCGCGCGGCGGCATCGTCGATGAAGACGCGCTCACCGCCGCGCTGGAATCCGGCGACCTCGCCGGTGCCGGGCTGGACGTGTGGAAGCACGAGCCTCGGATCGACCCCCGCCTGCTCGCGCTCCCCAACGTCGTCATGCTGCCGCATATGGGATCGGCGACGTTCGAAGGCCGCATGGCCACGGGTGATCGCGTGATCCAGAACATCCGCATGTGGGCCGACGGCCACCGCCCGCAGGATCAGGTGCTGGAGGGCTGGGCCTGA
- a CDS encoding amino acid permease, giving the protein MTNSLFRLKTIVRGEDQPEHHRLARTLSWPHLVALGVGAIVGTGILTLIGVGAGLAGPAVILSFAIAGGICACAALAYAEMATMMPASGSAYTYSYAVLGELIAWVIGWSLILEYSLVVSTVAVGWSGYAAPLLHATFGVPEKLMQGPELGGIVNLPAIFIIAVVAGLLMIGTKESATLNALLVVIKLIALAVFVAVALPHFNGANLEPFMPFGFPKAPAADGVERGVMAAAAIIFFAFYGFDAISTAAEETKNPGRDLAIGIVGSMVACVAIYMLVAVAAVGALSFTHFADSAEPLALILREIGQGKAATFLAGSAVIALPTVLLAFLYGQSRIFFVMARDGLLPESLAKVSARGTPVRITLVTATIVAVIAGVLPLKEIAALANAGTLAAFVAVCVCMLVLRRRAPDAERSFRAPFAWVIGPIGVLGCCYLFFSLPARTQIWFACWNLAGLVVYFVYSRRRAVAGA; this is encoded by the coding sequence GTGACCAACAGCCTATTCCGGTTGAAGACGATCGTTCGGGGCGAGGACCAGCCGGAGCATCACCGGCTGGCGCGGACCCTATCCTGGCCGCACCTCGTCGCGCTGGGAGTTGGCGCTATCGTCGGCACCGGCATCCTGACGCTGATCGGCGTGGGTGCGGGGCTTGCCGGGCCGGCGGTGATCCTGTCCTTTGCGATCGCCGGGGGTATCTGCGCCTGCGCGGCGCTGGCTTATGCCGAAATGGCGACGATGATGCCGGCCAGCGGCAGCGCTTATACCTACAGCTACGCCGTGCTGGGCGAACTGATCGCGTGGGTGATCGGGTGGAGTCTTATCCTCGAATATTCGCTGGTCGTGTCGACCGTCGCGGTCGGCTGGTCCGGCTATGCCGCGCCGTTGCTGCATGCGACGTTCGGCGTTCCCGAAAAACTGATGCAGGGGCCGGAGCTCGGCGGGATCGTCAACCTGCCGGCAATCTTCATCATCGCGGTCGTGGCCGGGTTGCTGATGATCGGAACGAAGGAGAGCGCGACGCTGAACGCGCTGCTGGTGGTGATCAAGCTGATCGCGCTGGCGGTGTTCGTCGCGGTGGCGTTGCCGCATTTCAACGGTGCCAATCTCGAGCCGTTCATGCCGTTCGGCTTCCCCAAGGCCCCCGCCGCCGATGGCGTGGAGCGCGGCGTGATGGCGGCGGCGGCGATCATCTTCTTCGCCTTCTATGGTTTCGATGCGATCTCGACCGCGGCGGAGGAGACCAAGAACCCGGGACGCGACCTGGCGATCGGGATCGTCGGATCGATGGTGGCGTGCGTGGCGATCTACATGCTGGTCGCGGTGGCGGCGGTGGGGGCGTTGTCGTTCACGCATTTCGCCGACAGTGCCGAACCGCTGGCGCTGATCCTGCGCGAGATCGGGCAGGGCAAGGCGGCGACGTTCCTGGCCGGATCGGCGGTGATCGCGCTGCCGACGGTGCTGCTCGCCTTCCTGTACGGGCAGAGCCGCATCTTCTTCGTGATGGCGCGCGACGGGTTGCTGCCGGAGAGCCTGGCGAAGGTTTCCGCGCGGGGCACGCCGGTGCGCATCACGCTGGTGACGGCGACGATCGTGGCGGTGATCGCGGGCGTGCTGCCGCTCAAGGAGATCGCCGCGCTGGCGAATGCAGGCACGCTGGCGGCGTTCGTCGCGGTGTGCGTGTGCATGCTGGTGCTGCGCCGACGCGCGCCGGATGCGGAGCGGAGTTTCCGCGCGCCTTTTGCCTGGGTGATCGGGCCGATCGGGGTGCTGGGGTGCTGCTATCTGTTCTTCAGCCTGCCGGCACGGACGCAGATCTGGTTCGCGTGCTGGAATCTGGCCGGGCTGGTGGTGTATTTCGTCTATTCGCGGCGGCGTGCGGTGGCTGGAGCCTGA
- a CDS encoding BrnA antitoxin family protein: MPHEDRPVVFDDDNPEWTKEDFAKALRGDEIPAEIRAAFGKGRGRPVGSTKADAKVQVTLRIDSDVIAAFKSGGPGWQSRMNAALRAAMSQGRSAA, encoded by the coding sequence ATGCCCCATGAAGATCGCCCGGTCGTTTTCGACGACGACAACCCCGAATGGACCAAAGAGGATTTCGCCAAGGCGCTACGCGGCGACGAAATCCCTGCGGAAATTCGCGCTGCCTTCGGCAAGGGTCGTGGCCGCCCCGTCGGCAGCACGAAGGCCGATGCCAAGGTTCAGGTAACGCTCCGCATCGATTCCGACGTGATCGCCGCCTTCAAATCCGGTGGCCCGGGCTGGCAATCGCGCATGAATGCCGCGCTGCGCGCCGCCATGTCGCAGGGTCGATCGGCGGCGTAA
- a CDS encoding PEPxxWA-CTERM sorting domain-containing protein: protein MGCLLHRDRARKPEPAIWAMMVAGFDLVGFAMGGRRKTAARLTSA, encoded by the coding sequence TTGGGATGTCTGCTGCATCGTGATCGCGCCCGTAAGCCCGAGCCGGCGATCTGGGCGATGATGGTGGCGGGTTTCGATCTCGTCGGTTTCGCAATGGGCGGTCGCCGCAAGACCGCTGCCCGGCTCACCTCCGCCTGA
- a CDS encoding prepilin peptidase, producing the protein MGILTPELLFWPAGLGVLGAILGSFIATLAIRWPQGRSVMTGRSHCDACGVALRARDLVPLLSASLARGRCRACGAKIDARHWQIELAALGIGVVAGIIVPGATGLAGAVFGWLLLALAALDATEFWLPDRLTGTLALAGLATGLLGVEPGWRDRAIGGVAGFGVLWAIGAGYRMLRKREGLGGGDPKLLGAIGLWLGWAMLPAVLLLAAMTGLALVAVGMMLGRRATLETRVPFGALLAIAAYPAWLFLLGFPR; encoded by the coding sequence ATGGGAATCCTGACGCCCGAATTGCTGTTCTGGCCGGCCGGGCTGGGTGTGCTCGGGGCGATCCTGGGCAGCTTCATCGCGACGTTGGCGATCCGCTGGCCGCAGGGGCGATCGGTTATGACCGGGCGGTCGCATTGCGATGCCTGCGGCGTGGCGTTGCGCGCGCGCGATCTGGTGCCGTTGCTGAGCGCATCGCTGGCGCGGGGGCGGTGCCGCGCCTGTGGTGCCAAGATCGACGCACGACATTGGCAGATCGAGCTGGCGGCGTTGGGGATCGGTGTGGTTGCCGGGATCATAGTGCCCGGGGCGACTGGGTTGGCGGGGGCGGTGTTCGGCTGGCTGTTGCTGGCGCTGGCGGCGCTGGACGCGACGGAATTCTGGCTGCCTGATCGGCTGACCGGCACGCTAGCGCTGGCCGGGTTGGCGACGGGGCTGCTGGGCGTGGAGCCGGGCTGGCGCGACCGGGCGATCGGCGGCGTTGCCGGGTTCGGTGTTCTGTGGGCGATCGGGGCGGGCTACAGAATGCTGCGCAAGCGTGAGGGGCTCGGTGGGGGCGATCCCAAGTTGCTCGGGGCGATCGGGCTGTGGCTCGGCTGGGCGATGCTGCCGGCGGTGTTGCTGTTGGCGGCGATGACCGGGCTGGCGCTGGTCGCGGTCGGCATGATGCTCGGCCGCAGGGCGACGTTGGAGACGCGCGTCCCGTTCGGCGCGTTGCTGGCGATCGCGGCTTACCCGGCGTGGCTGTTCCTGCTAGGATTTCCGCGATGA
- a CDS encoding BrnT family toxin, which yields MDIEFDPAKDALNIEKHGISLARAAELELLAYVADGRFAEPRFRLYGLIDGESYCVAGTRRRGMVRVISLRRAHRKEMQRYAP from the coding sequence ATGGATATCGAGTTCGACCCCGCCAAGGACGCACTCAATATCGAGAAGCACGGCATATCGTTGGCACGGGCGGCCGAACTCGAATTGCTCGCATATGTGGCCGACGGCCGTTTCGCCGAACCGCGCTTTAGGCTGTACGGGCTGATCGACGGGGAATCCTATTGTGTCGCGGGCACTCGGCGGCGCGGCATGGTCCGCGTGATCAGCCTGCGCCGTGCTCATCGCAAGGAGATGCAACGCTATGCCCCATGA
- a CDS encoding DUF2147 domain-containing protein, translated as MKAFVAFAGAALAAAPALAAPAPVTGRWLTQGGKAVVEIAPCGQHLCGRIVRIVKVDPSKPKTDVNNPDAAQRARPILGISILSAFAPANDRWKGQIYDPESGRTYRSELRREGDALKVKGCFGPFCRTQDWTKAG; from the coding sequence GTGAAGGCTTTCGTCGCTTTCGCCGGGGCAGCGCTCGCCGCCGCCCCGGCTCTTGCCGCACCCGCGCCGGTCACCGGCCGCTGGCTGACGCAGGGCGGCAAGGCGGTGGTCGAGATCGCCCCGTGCGGCCAGCATCTGTGCGGTCGCATAGTCCGGATCGTGAAGGTCGATCCGTCCAAGCCGAAGACCGACGTCAACAATCCGGACGCGGCGCAACGCGCGCGCCCGATCCTCGGCATCTCGATCCTCTCCGCCTTCGCGCCCGCCAACGATCGCTGGAAGGGCCAGATCTACGATCCCGAAAGCGGCCGCACCTACCGCTCCGAACTCCGCCGCGAGGGCGACGCGCTCAAGGTCAAAGGCTGCTTCGGCCCCTTCTGCCGCACGCAGGACTGGACCAAGGCGGGCTGA
- the acnA gene encoding aconitate hydratase AcnA has protein sequence MTAIGQDTLGTRATLDVNGKKYDYYSLAAAAEKFGDISRLPFSMKVLLENLLRFEDGKTVTVEDVQAIVDWQQDQRSNREIQYRPARVLMQDFTGVPCVVDLAAMRDAITKLGGDAAKINPLVPVHLVIDHSVMVDEFGTPKAFSDNVDLEYSRNFERYEFLKWGSKALDNFQVVPPGTGICHQVNLEYIGQGVWSSASWGEHAAANGGGNMVAYPDTLVGTDSHTTMVNGMGVLGWGVGGIEAEAAMLGQPVSMLIPEVVGFKLTGAMAEGITATDLVLTVTQMLRAKGVVGRFVEFYGPGLDTMTLADRATIANMAPEYGATCGFFPIDAKTIEYLRLTARSDENVALVEAYCKAQGLWHDENSVDPVFTDTLELDMGTVVPSLAGPKRPQDKVALSKVDEVFNGDLFKVYKKDRPVRADVEGQTHGIGDGDVVIAAITSCTNTSNPSVLVAAGLVARKANALGLKSKPWVKTSLAPGSQVVTDYLDKAGLTADLNAMGFNLVGYGCTTCIGNSGPLAEPISAAINGNDIVAASVLSGNRNFEGRVSPDVRANFLASPPLVVAYAIKGSVTTDMVETPLGQGSNGQDVYLKDIWPSNAEIAEVMGANIDDSMFRSRYGNVYAGDAKWQEIQVEGSDTYTWRAGSTYVANPPYFDGMTMTPAPVQDIVDARPLAILGDSITTDHISPAGSIKADSPAGSFLQEHQVSRADFNSYGARRGNHDVMMRGTFANIRIKNEMVPGVEGGMSKYDGQIMPIYDAAMRFKADGVPLVVVAGKEYGTGSSRDWAAKGTNLLGVRAVITESFERIHRSNLVGMGVLPLQFADGVTRQTLGLDGSESFTITNVAEIRPRQDVTVTLTRADGSTETFETKCRIDTVNELEYFLNGGILQYVLRKLAA, from the coding sequence ATGACCGCCATCGGCCAGGACACACTCGGAACCCGCGCCACGCTCGACGTGAACGGCAAGAAGTACGATTATTATTCCCTGGCCGCCGCGGCGGAGAAGTTCGGCGACATCTCCCGCCTGCCCTTCTCGATGAAGGTGCTGCTCGAAAACCTGCTGCGCTTCGAGGACGGCAAGACCGTCACCGTCGAGGACGTGCAGGCGATCGTTGACTGGCAGCAGGACCAGCGCTCCAATCGCGAGATCCAATACCGCCCCGCGCGCGTGCTGATGCAGGATTTCACCGGCGTGCCGTGCGTGGTCGATCTGGCGGCGATGCGCGATGCCATCACCAAGCTCGGCGGCGACGCGGCCAAGATCAACCCGCTGGTTCCCGTCCATCTCGTCATCGATCACTCGGTGATGGTCGATGAATTCGGCACGCCCAAGGCGTTCAGCGACAATGTCGATCTCGAATATTCGCGCAATTTCGAGCGCTACGAATTCCTGAAATGGGGCAGCAAGGCGCTCGACAACTTTCAGGTCGTGCCTCCCGGCACCGGCATCTGCCATCAGGTGAACCTGGAATATATCGGCCAGGGCGTATGGTCCTCGGCCAGCTGGGGCGAACACGCAGCCGCCAACGGGGGGGGCAACATGGTCGCCTATCCCGACACGCTCGTCGGCACCGACAGCCACACCACGATGGTCAACGGCATGGGCGTGCTCGGCTGGGGCGTCGGCGGGATCGAGGCCGAGGCCGCGATGCTCGGCCAGCCGGTATCGATGCTGATCCCCGAAGTGGTCGGCTTCAAGCTCACCGGCGCGATGGCCGAGGGCATCACCGCCACCGATCTCGTGCTGACGGTCACGCAGATGCTGCGCGCCAAGGGCGTCGTCGGTCGGTTCGTGGAGTTCTACGGCCCCGGCCTCGATACGATGACGCTCGCGGACCGCGCGACGATCGCGAACATGGCGCCGGAATATGGCGCGACCTGCGGTTTCTTCCCGATCGACGCCAAGACGATCGAGTATCTGCGCCTCACCGCGCGGTCGGACGAAAACGTCGCCCTGGTCGAGGCATATTGCAAGGCGCAGGGCCTGTGGCATGACGAGAACAGCGTCGACCCGGTGTTCACCGACACGCTCGAACTCGACATGGGCACCGTCGTCCCGTCGCTCGCCGGACCGAAGCGCCCGCAGGACAAGGTCGCGCTCTCCAAGGTCGACGAAGTGTTCAACGGCGATCTGTTCAAGGTCTACAAGAAGGACCGTCCGGTCCGCGCCGACGTCGAGGGCCAGACGCACGGCATCGGCGACGGAGACGTCGTGATCGCCGCGATCACCAGCTGCACCAACACGTCGAACCCGTCGGTGCTGGTCGCCGCCGGTCTCGTCGCGCGCAAGGCCAATGCGCTCGGCCTGAAGAGCAAGCCCTGGGTCAAGACCTCGCTCGCGCCGGGATCGCAGGTCGTCACCGATTATCTCGACAAGGCCGGCCTGACGGCGGACCTCAACGCGATGGGCTTCAACCTCGTCGGTTATGGCTGCACGACCTGTATCGGCAATTCCGGGCCGCTCGCCGAGCCGATCAGCGCCGCGATCAACGGCAACGATATCGTCGCCGCCTCGGTCCTGTCGGGCAACCGCAACTTCGAAGGCCGCGTCTCGCCGGACGTGCGCGCCAACTTCCTCGCCTCGCCGCCGCTCGTCGTCGCGTATGCGATCAAGGGCAGCGTCACGACCGACATGGTCGAAACGCCCTTGGGTCAGGGCAGCAACGGGCAGGACGTGTACCTCAAGGACATCTGGCCCTCGAACGCCGAGATCGCCGAAGTGATGGGCGCCAACATCGACGATTCCATGTTCCGCTCGCGCTACGGCAACGTCTATGCCGGCGACGCCAAGTGGCAGGAAATCCAGGTCGAAGGGTCGGACACCTATACCTGGCGCGCAGGCAGCACCTATGTCGCCAACCCGCCGTACTTCGATGGCATGACGATGACGCCCGCCCCGGTGCAGGACATCGTCGACGCCCGCCCGCTCGCGATTTTGGGCGATTCCATTACGACCGATCACATCAGCCCCGCCGGCAGCATCAAGGCGGACTCCCCGGCCGGAAGTTTCCTGCAAGAACATCAGGTTAGCCGCGCCGACTTCAACAGCTATGGTGCCCGCCGCGGCAACCACGACGTCATGATGCGCGGCACCTTTGCCAACATCCGCATCAAGAACGAAATGGTCCCCGGCGTCGAAGGCGGCATGTCGAAATATGACGGCCAGATCATGCCGATCTACGACGCCGCGATGCGCTTTAAGGCGGACGGCGTGCCGCTGGTCGTCGTCGCCGGCAAGGAATACGGCACCGGCTCGTCGCGGGACTGGGCCGCGAAGGGCACCAACCTCTTGGGCGTCCGCGCCGTCATCACCGAGAGCTTCGAGCGCATCCATCGCTCGAACCTCGTCGGGATGGGCGTCCTCCCCTTGCAGTTCGCCGACGGCGTCACGCGCCAGACGCTCGGCCTCGACGGTTCGGAAAGCTTCACGATCACCAACGTCGCGGAGATCCGCCCGCGTCAGGACGTGACCGTCACGCTCACCCGCGCTGATGGCTCGACCGAGACGTTCGAGACCAAGTGCCGTATCGATACCGTCAACGAACTGGAATATTTCCTCAACGGCGGCATCCTTCAGTACGTGTTGCGCAAGCTGGCAGCGTGA
- a CDS encoding coniferyl aldehyde dehydrogenase, which produces MIDLQAVLTAQRAAFIGELPVSIATRKDRLKRAAAMISDHAEAFCDALSEDFGHRSREQSMLTDIAASVAPIRHAIKSVDSWAQRSKRPVQFPLGLLGAKAWVEYQPKGVVGVIAPWNFPVNLVMAPLAGIFAAGNRAMVKTSEFTPRVAALFEEVAGTYFAADELAFVSGGPEVGKAFASLPFDHLIFTGATSVGKHILHAAADNLVPVTLELGGKSPVIVGKGADLKQATERVALGKMLNAGQICLAPDYMLVEAGDEAAVVDGLRSAATAMYPTLLSNPDYTSVVNDRHFQRLTDLIDDARAKGANVEVVNPGNEDFGASNARKMPLHIVTEVTDDMAVMQEEIFGPVLPVRRYAGIEDAIAQVNRRDRPLGLYYFGGDAGERRRVLDRTIAGGVTLDDVIFHISMEELPFGGVGPSGMGAYHGRDGFMTFSHAKAVYKQARFDVAKLAGLKPPYGKATMASVKRQMG; this is translated from the coding sequence ATGATCGATCTGCAGGCGGTTCTCACGGCTCAGCGCGCGGCGTTCATAGGCGAACTGCCGGTGTCGATCGCGACGCGCAAGGATCGGTTGAAGCGCGCGGCGGCGATGATTTCGGACCATGCCGAGGCGTTCTGCGACGCGCTGTCGGAGGATTTCGGGCATCGCAGCCGTGAGCAATCGATGCTGACCGATATCGCCGCGTCGGTCGCCCCGATCCGGCATGCGATCAAATCGGTCGACAGCTGGGCGCAGCGGAGCAAGCGACCGGTGCAGTTTCCGCTCGGGCTGCTGGGGGCGAAGGCCTGGGTGGAATATCAGCCCAAGGGGGTAGTCGGCGTGATCGCGCCGTGGAATTTCCCGGTCAATCTGGTCATGGCGCCGCTGGCCGGCATCTTCGCGGCGGGCAACCGGGCGATGGTGAAGACCAGCGAGTTCACGCCGCGCGTCGCCGCCCTTTTCGAAGAGGTGGCGGGGACGTATTTCGCGGCGGACGAACTGGCATTCGTGTCTGGCGGGCCGGAGGTGGGCAAGGCGTTCGCGTCGCTGCCATTCGATCATCTGATCTTCACCGGGGCAACGTCGGTCGGCAAGCATATCCTGCATGCGGCAGCGGACAATCTGGTGCCGGTGACGCTGGAACTGGGCGGGAAATCGCCGGTGATCGTCGGCAAGGGCGCCGACCTGAAACAGGCGACCGAGCGGGTGGCGCTGGGCAAGATGCTGAACGCCGGACAGATCTGCCTCGCGCCGGATTACATGCTGGTCGAGGCGGGCGACGAGGCGGCGGTGGTGGACGGGTTGCGCAGCGCGGCGACCGCGATGTATCCGACATTGCTGAGCAATCCCGACTATACATCGGTGGTGAACGACCGGCATTTCCAGCGGCTGACCGACCTGATCGACGATGCCCGCGCGAAGGGCGCGAACGTCGAGGTGGTCAATCCGGGGAACGAGGATTTCGGCGCGTCCAATGCGCGCAAGATGCCGCTGCACATCGTGACAGAAGTGACCGACGACATGGCGGTGATGCAGGAGGAAATCTTCGGGCCGGTGCTGCCGGTGCGGCGCTATGCGGGGATCGAGGATGCGATCGCGCAGGTCAACCGGCGCGACCGGCCGCTGGGACTATATTATTTCGGCGGCGATGCGGGCGAGCGGCGGCGCGTGCTCGACCGGACGATCGCGGGCGGGGTGACGCTGGACGACGTGATCTTCCACATCAGCATGGAGGAATTGCCGTTCGGCGGCGTCGGGCCTTCGGGCATGGGCGCGTATCACGGGCGCGACGGGTTCATGACGTTCAGCCACGCCAAGGCGGTGTACAAACAGGCGCGGTTCGACGTGGCCAAGCTGGCGGGGCTGAAGCCGCCTTACGGCAAGGCGACGATGGCGAGCGTCAAGCGGCAGATGGGGTAA